In Lutra lutra chromosome 6, mLutLut1.2, whole genome shotgun sequence, the following are encoded in one genomic region:
- the LOC125102560 gene encoding LOW QUALITY PROTEIN: uncharacterized protein LOC125102560 (The sequence of the model RefSeq protein was modified relative to this genomic sequence to represent the inferred CDS: inserted 1 base in 1 codon) — translation MFKTRAAVLGSSWRGSEGREEAFRLCPAQGWLYTPCPLSLSLFHREIHVAQERMLIESERDMDADGRSHTLPPWPPGSCGPVWERMHRTVPFSSLPTHRRWSALRLRTPCLPGTLSSAKTEGSGEDNRSGCESSAGAPRGTDKERFSEAGGCASGPSRDLRQVQTHGVHGWAAALVADSGQLXGPGGPSHASSAAQGLSPSSRAPLSQWSLHRPLQNHTGEGGPVDGRTAGAMVPPWKDLEGERVCPTNQQPLRGALSVEGIPLFCPDCLLLPTAEASASGVLRRPLHRKPCSKGVLGTSYLRPGQPEKVLGVREERRPLLRGATPRSPEHCGGWEPATDGTVGLRVPQRPCTDGGLGAAVPGVLRPGPVQEEAERESLQQGAPLGQRPDQPKNRLLLPDDMLILVALCLQNLKLREEFERAGDSPDRSALQNGECLRLEKRMLSPLLPSSGRLATSCFLDGPGSPQPPSLPPNSPSFCWASPPGGWPRSFWAPASPEQDPLGSSLPLGPDA, via the exons ATGTTTAAGACAAGGGCGGCCGTCTTGGGCTCCTCTTGGAGAGGctctgaaggaagggaagaggcctTCAGACTTTGCCCGGCCCAGGGTTGGCTCTACACACcctgtcctctttctctttcactctttcatCGTGAAATCCATGTTGCCCAGGAAAGGATGTTgattgagagcgagagagacatGGATGCCGATGGCCGCAGCCACACTCTGCCACCATGGCCACCAGGCTCCTGCGGTCCCGTGTGGGAGAGGATGCACAGAACTGTCCCCTTCTCTTCACTGCCCACCCATCGGAGATGGTCAGCTTTGAGGCTGAGGACGCCTTGCCTTCCAGGCACACTGAGCTCTGCAAAAACAGAAGGCTCTGGAGAGGACAACAGAAGTGGCTGCGAATCATCTGCTGGCGCCCCACGTGGGACAGATAAAGAGAGGTTTTCAGAGGCTGGAGGGTGTGCGTCAGGGCCCAGCAGAGACCTCCGCCAGGTGCAGACCCATGGGGTGCATGGCTGGGCGGCGGCCCTAGTCGCAGACAGCGGGCAGT CCGGACCCGGGGGGCCAAGCCATGCCTCCTCTGCTGCCCAGGGGCTGTCCCCCTCCAGCAGGGCCCCCTTGTCCCAGTGGTCTCTGCACAGGCCCCTCCAGAACCACACAGGAGAAGGGGGGCCTGTGGACGGGAGGACTGCCGGGGCCATGGTGCCTCCGTGGAAGGACCTCGAGGGAGAGCGCGTCTGCCCCACCAACCAGCAGCCCCTGCGGGGGGCCCTGAGTGTGGAGGGTATACCCCTCTTCTGTCCGGATTGCCTGCTTCTGCCCACTGCCGAGGCCTCGGCCTCCGGGGTCCTCCGCCGCCCCCTGCACCGGAAGCCCTGTTCCAAGGGGGTTCTAGGCACCAGCTACCTCCGTCCCGGCCAGCCAGAGAAGGTGCTTGGCGTCCGCGAGGAGCGCAGGCCTCTTCTGCGCGGGGCGACCCCGCGGTCCCCTGAACACTGCGGGGGCTGGGAGCCGGCCACAGACGGCACGGTGGGCCTC CGGGTGCCCCAGCGTCCGTGCACTGACGGGGGTCTAGGTGCGGCTGTGCCCGGGGTGCTGCGTCCCGGGCCG GTTCAGGAAGAGGCGGAGCGGGAGAGCCTGCAGCAGGGAGCCCCCCTTGGGCAGCGGCCAGACCAGCCCAAGAACAGGCTGCTCCTGCCGGACGACATGCTGATCCTGGTGGCCCTGTGCCTGCAGAActtgaagctcagagaggagtTCGAGAGG GCCGGCGACTCCCCGGACAG GAGCGCTCTGCAGAATGGAGAGTGCCTGCGGCTGGAGAAGAGGATGCTGAGCCCCCTGCTGCCGTCCTCTGGGCGGCTTGCCACCAGCTGTTTCCTGGACGGCCCAGGCTCACCCCaacccccatctctgcctcccaactccccctccttctgctggGCCAGTCCCCCAGGAGGCTGGCCCAGGAGTTTCTGGGCACCCGCATCTCCCGAGCAGGACCCCCTGGGCTCGTCCCTGCCACTCGGACCAGATGCCTGA